The sequence AGCCGCCGAGAAAAGCTGACGCTTCTTCATGGTTGAAGCTATGAGACAGGTGTCTTTGAACCGGATTCTCTGGCTTGGGGAAAGGGAATCCCGGAGAGTAACGATAGGTGTAGTTATCCTGCCGATCGTAAACCGATCTTGGCGGCCTGAAATTTGGCCCGAAGATTTCCCGGAAAGAAGCGGCAAAGCCAACCATACGGCAAGGCCCGGCAATTCTATCTAATAGCGATAATTCCGGTGGCAAGTAGTTTAATTGAGTGAAAAGTAAACCGTCAAGCTGCTGGGAGTCATAGCGTGACCAAATTGCCGGCAGGCGAACATCGGCCAGGGTGAGCGGACCGGAACTGAATAAGTGCCTGACGACCGGCACCTTGGTTGAGGCGGCAAAACAGCGGGTTTCACTGGCGGCTGGCCTGGCGATACGGGATATGTTGGCGATTAGAGTACTCAAAAAAGCTCCCTTTAATAATCGATAATTGATCCGAATATCTATCAGGAGTAAAAAGAGGAAATTTCAGGGTATTTACGAAAAACAACGGTCGGTTCTCCGTCAATAAGCGGATCGACAGGAGAATTAGCGCCAACCAGGACCTGGGTCGGCAGGTCCTCGTCCTGTTCTCCCCGGGCCGGAATAATATATTGAACTTCCGCCGCTTTTAATTGCCGGTAGGTATTGTCGATCGCGTCAAGCTGGAAAAGCATTTCTCCAACACCGATCCTCTCTTCCATCTCTTTGCTGGTAGCTTCCAAAATGATCCGGTTAAGCTGGCTGTGGAGCAGGTTGATCTGGTCCTGGATATGTCTGGATAGCTTGTTAAATTCGATGGTTGGGGAGGCGGTCTCGCCGGAAACAGTATCTACTTTTAGTTTATCGGCAATAGAACTGGCGGCAAGAGGGGGCATTTCGGTGTGCGTTTTTTTCCACATTATATGGGCTAATTTTTCCTGGGACAATAAACCGGGCACGTCAATCGTGCGCATTGGACTTTTTACTCCGGTCACCATTTCCTGGAAAATTATAGCCAGCGCGTAAATATCGGTCCTGGCATCAAGCCGGGTATTTCCCCGGATCTGTTCAGGGGCCATGTAACTGACCGTGCCGATAAGCTGATCGTCAATTTGTTCCTGCATCGGATGGACCGTTCCCCAATCAATAATATAGACACGCCTGGCATGATCGACCACAATATTGGCCGGCTTAATATCCCGGTGGACAAAGCCTGTATAGCCATTAAATGTTTGGCGGTGGGCGGCATCCAGGCCGACCAGGACATTACGGATTATATTGATCGCTTCAGACAGGTCAAAATCTCTTTCGTAGAGCAACGCGTCCAGGGTGTAGCCATCGATCGATCTTTGGACCAGAAAATATCCGGTATCGTCCGTTTCACCATGTTCAATGCTAAGCGAGGCGTGTTGATTGGGAATGATTCCCATGAAATGAGATTCCCTGACCAGAAAATCCTTCATATGACCCTGGGCGGCTTTGATGTGGACTTCAGTTCCCATCATAAGGCCAAGTTTCTTGAGTTGTTTGCATTGTTTGGAGTTTAAAACTTTGGCAATATCTTCTTCGTTTGTTCCGCTGACAATTTGATGTAAAAGATTCAGGCCAAGGCTGGTGCGGCTGGGATCGCCTAAAGCGGTCAGATTATGACGCAGTTGATCTAGATCGATCGCCCGGCAGACGTTGGCCATGCCGCCGCTGGTCAAGACCTCAACAACCAAATAACGGTTATTGAATATCCTCCCCGCTTTTATATCGGTCGCTCTGGGTGTGGTCCTTACAGGAGCGCTATGAAGAGGACGCGCGTTAATTTTGGATATACTCATAGGTATTGTTCCTTCTATTAATATATCGGATATTAAAGGGAAAAACTTGTATATCGGCGCGATCTTTTTCCCCGGTAATATACCTTGAATATTCAGAGTATGTTAGAATGAAATTAATGAACAAACAGGCCGTTATCCTAATCTCTCTATTATTGGTTTCCCCGATATTTGCGGCGGCTGACCAGGTGATGATTGTCCCAAGATCGATCGGGCAGGGGAAAACCTTAGAGATCAGGCTTAACCAGGCAGCCGCCGGAGTGAAGATCAGCGGCACGTTTATCGGGCAGAAGATCGGTTTTTTCCAGGGTGATGATTATTATCGGGGGTTTGTTGGTATTCCCCTGGAGCAGAAACCGGGGAAATATCCTCTTAATTTAACGATCGATGGATCAGATGGAAGTAAAAAGACGATAAAAAAGACGGTTATTATAGCTAAAGGTAAATTTCCGGTCGTTTCCTTCTGGCTTAAACCGGCTAAAAACAAGCTCCGGAGCCGGGAGTTGATCAATAACGAATGGGCCGATGTCGAAAAGGTTTTGGTAGTTAAAGAACCTGTCCAGCGCTGGCGGGGGAAATTTTCCATGCCGGTCGAAGGGGAGACTTCCATGGTTTTTGGGGTGATCCAGAGGGTTAACGGAAAACCGTCCGGCCGTCACCGCGGATATGACATTGCCGTGCCGCAAGGGACTACCGTCTACGCTCCCAATGCGGGAAAAGTCGTTTATACCGGCCGGCTGAAAGCCTTTGGCAACACCATTGTTGTTGACCACGGATTAGGGGTTCAGACCCTTTATTTTCACCTCTCAAAGTTTCTGGTCGAAGTCGGTCAGTTGGTCAGCCGGGGAGATAAATTGGCCCTATCAGGCAACACCGGGATCTCTTCCGGGGCTCACCTCCACTGGGGAATGTCGGTCAACAACTTGCGGGTCGATCCAATCCAGTGGGTGAAGATGGAGATGTAAATGGGAAAGGCTGGACAAAAGGCACAGGCAAAGGCGCAGGCCAAGGTAATGAGGATTATTGACGCTAATATTAACCGCTCGATGGAAGGATTGCGGGTGGTTGACGAGATCGTCAGGTTTATTCTTAATGACCGGGAACTGACCGTCCGGGTCAAAGCACTGCGGCACCTCTTGCAAAAAGGGGTTAAACCCTTGGGTGATGATTTTTATCTATACCGGGAATCGGCCGGGGATGTCGGCCGGTCGCTTTATCCGGAAAGTGAAGGTCAGCGGACCGACTTGAAAGCGGT comes from Candidatus Margulisiibacteriota bacterium and encodes:
- a CDS encoding protein kinase; amino-acid sequence: MSISKINARPLHSAPVRTTPRATDIKAGRIFNNRYLVVEVLTSGGMANVCRAIDLDQLRHNLTALGDPSRTSLGLNLLHQIVSGTNEEDIAKVLNSKQCKQLKKLGLMMGTEVHIKAAQGHMKDFLVRESHFMGIIPNQHASLSIEHGETDDTGYFLVQRSIDGYTLDALLYERDFDLSEAINIIRNVLVGLDAAHRQTFNGYTGFVHRDIKPANIVVDHARRVYIIDWGTVHPMQEQIDDQLIGTVSYMAPEQIRGNTRLDARTDIYALAIIFQEMVTGVKSPMRTIDVPGLLSQEKLAHIMWKKTHTEMPPLAASSIADKLKVDTVSGETASPTIEFNKLSRHIQDQINLLHSQLNRIILEATSKEMEERIGVGEMLFQLDAIDNTYRQLKAAEVQYIIPARGEQDEDLPTQVLVGANSPVDPLIDGEPTVVFRKYPEISSFYS
- a CDS encoding M23 family metallopeptidase, with amino-acid sequence MNKQAVILISLLLVSPIFAAADQVMIVPRSIGQGKTLEIRLNQAAAGVKISGTFIGQKIGFFQGDDYYRGFVGIPLEQKPGKYPLNLTIDGSDGSKKTIKKTVIIAKGKFPVVSFWLKPAKNKLRSRELINNEWADVEKVLVVKEPVQRWRGKFSMPVEGETSMVFGVIQRVNGKPSGRHRGYDIAVPQGTTVYAPNAGKVVYTGRLKAFGNTIVVDHGLGVQTLYFHLSKFLVEVGQLVSRGDKLALSGNTGISSGAHLHWGMSVNNLRVDPIQWVKMEM